From the Gammaproteobacteria bacterium genome, one window contains:
- the fis gene encoding DNA-binding transcriptional regulator Fis, with product MTTTEESLDTDTACSASFNNQDSIRSCVNMALSDYFKTMDGHEMAGLYDLVLQEVEPPLLENVMRHSRGNQSKAAKILGINRGTLRKKLKMYNMD from the coding sequence ATGACAACAACTGAAGAGTCTCTGGATACAGATACAGCCTGTTCCGCCAGCTTTAACAATCAAGACTCCATTCGAAGCTGCGTCAATATGGCACTCAGCGATTACTTTAAAACCATGGATGGGCATGAGATGGCCGGCCTCTATGATCTTGTTTTGCAAGAGGTTGAACCACCGCTTTTGGAAAATGTAATGCGCCATAGCCGAGGCAACCAATCCAAGGCAGCAAAAATTCTTGGCATTAATCGCGGTACCCTGCGTAAAAAGCTAAAAATGTATAACATGGACTAG